In the genome of Lacerta agilis isolate rLacAgi1 chromosome 2, rLacAgi1.pri, whole genome shotgun sequence, one region contains:
- the LOC117040848 gene encoding regulator of G-protein signaling 9-like, with protein MFSFSSMQLCQFTAPVPHLAIYSGTSDSPSTSNAFSSSRRVPSNRPLQCPGCITLPNSTSSSSAKVAPDSTSVTGRNWDGPSSNSAPSFMESTEIAMDSELEPCCSSQYRMSSKTKLLPKPQMSSSLGRFLKLGCLNSPMFATFSPKCPGVIHGKVQPLDGLNPQLQQRSKKVSK; from the coding sequence ATGTTCTCCTTTTCTTCCATGCAGCTGTGCCAGTTCACTGCTCCTGTTCCCCATCTggccatttacagtggtacctctgactCTCCGTCTACGTCCAATGCTTTTTCTTCCTCCCGCCGTGTGCCTAGCAATCGTCCTCTCCAGTGCCCTGGGTGCATTACTCTACCAAACAGCACTAGCTCCTCCTCTGCTAAGGTAGCCCCAGACAGCACCTCTGTCACGGGCAGGAACTGGGATGGGCCTAGCTCTAACTCCGCCCCTTCCTTCATGGAAAGCACTGAGATCGCCATGGATTCTGAGCTGGAGCCCTGCTGCAGCTCCCAGTACCGTATGAGCTCTAAGACGAAGCTGCTGCCCAAGCCCCAGATGTCCTCATCCCTTGGTAGGTTCCTCAAACTGGGATGCTTGAACTCTCCAATGTTTGCGACGTTCTCACCCAAGTGCCCTGGAGTGATTCATGGGAAAGTGCAGCCACTCGATGGTCTCAACCCACAACTGCAACAGAGGTCCAAAAAGGTGTCCAAGTGA